From Carettochelys insculpta isolate YL-2023 chromosome 22, ASM3395843v1, whole genome shotgun sequence, one genomic window encodes:
- the MAMSTR gene encoding MEF2-activating motif and SAP domain-containing transcriptional regulator, whose product MTLLASERSMLIRSKFRSVLQLRMQHRRTQEQRLLTPLTKPPPTFLEGNGIPERSQADETQKVKVQMRPHKVGTAKGLFTEVESGGDPSEQKEKTMRLAEELKEKLLQRPGPLELVTKNILPLDASLRDAVKADPDPAAPKTQLFDEDLSNSSSSSSSSPRCAPSPGGTPSNPSPSLSSGSIAQPEQPSILELPSVAASGPNSQHPGGGPPAKAPALLPKAPPRPKKTKDPKPKVRKLKYHQYVPPAARPPRAPAPLDAAYARLLQQQQLYLQLQILQQQQPPAPPGAPAALCVPALHPLTASISPDPVISFAAPPITLVAPPTPPPPPAAPKPELLPANLDDLTVSELRQQLRQRGLPVSGTKPALLERLKPFQVRGSPGLPPPALAPAEQALRDKQRLIDSLTWELRREQREADDLREELQLHKRRRGPPEGEPPPPSPPTGETTEGPAPRREGFLVLCPPSCEPIREDLELPLQITASPSPAPRSLEEELQEAIQKAQLVPSQSIEDILEEPLVCPGDLLPADTPLLSPMEPHQPPSPLGQQGTPHKKPRHSSQVAPLGTAILDFPDHYDFLTPPSSSSSSPSDSLHGVFSPEPPEGPPSPGPHPIFDPVDWLEALTAGPATGLGPGAPGGSSIFSTDFFDSPDVSVNHMIDLMVEQW is encoded by the exons tgctgcagctgaggatgCAGCATCGCAGAACCCAGGAGCAGCGTCTGCTGACAC ctctgaccaAACCACCCCCAACCTTCCTGGAGGGAAATGGGATTCCAGAGAGGAGCCAG GCTGACGAGACCCAGAAGGTGAAGGTCCAGATGAGACCCCACAAAGTGGGAACTGCCAAGGGCCTGTTCACAGAAG TGGAGTCTGGTGGGGACCCCTCAGAACAGAAGGAGAAGACAATGCGTCTGGCTGAGGAGCTGAAGGAGAAACTCCTGCAACGGCCGGGGCCTCTGGAACTAGTGACGAAAAACATCCTCCCGCTGGACGCCAGTCTGAGAGACGCTGTGAAGG CGGATCCAGACCCGGCTGCGCCCAAAACCCAACTATTCGACGAGGATCTCAgcaactcttcctcctcctcttcctcctcccctcgctgtgccccctccccaggagggACCCCCAGCAACCCTTCGCCCTCCTTGTCCTCAGGCTCCATTGCTCAG CCGGAGCAGCCGTCGATCTTGGAGCTACCCTCGGTGGCAGCCTCAGGCCCCAATTCCCAGCACCCTGGGGGCGGCCCCCCTGCTAAGGCCCCAGCTTTGCTGCCCAAG GCGCCCCCACGCCCCAAGAAGACAAAGGACCCCAAGCCCAAAGTGAGGAAGCTGAAGTACCATCAGTAtgtgccccctgcagcccggccccccagggccccagccccgcTGGACGCCGCCTACGCCCGGCTGCTCCAACAGCAGCAGCTTTACCTGCAACTCCagatcctgcagcagcagcagccaccagctcccCCAGGGGCCCCCGCAGCACTGTGTGTgccggccctgcaccccctgacAGCCAG TATCTCCCCAGATCCGGTGATCAGCTTTGCAGCTCCCCCAATCACCCTGGTGGCCCCTCCTacgcccccccctcctcctgcagcccccaagccagagctgctgcccgCCAACCTGGACGACTtgaca gtgTCAGAgctccgccagcagctgcgccaGCGTGGCCTGCCAGTGTCAGGCACCAAGCCAGCCTTGCTGGAGCGGCTGAAACCCTTCCAGGTGCGggggtccccagggctgccccctccagccctggcccctgccgAGCAGGCCCTGCGGGACAAGCAGCGCCTCATTGACAGCCTTACATGGGAGCTGCGGCGCGAGCAGCGGGAGGCCGACGACCTGcgggaggagctgcagctccaCAAGCGCCGGCGGGGACCCCCGGAGGGcgagcccccacccccctcgccccccactgGGGAGACCACCGAGGGCCCAGCACCCAGGAGAGAAGGGTTCTTG GTTCTCTGCCCCCCCTCGTGTGAGCCAATCAGAGAGGACCTGGAGCTGCCCCTGCAGAtcacagccagcccctccccagccccccgctccctggaggaagagctgcaggaggccaTCCAGAAAGCCCAG ctggTCCCAAGCCAGTCGATCGAGGACATCCTCGAGGAACCACTGGTGTGTCCAG GTGATCTGCTCCCTGCGGACACCCCGCTGCTGTCCCCCATGGAGCCACAccagcccccctcacccctcgGCCAGCAAGGGACACCCCACAAAAAACCCCGTCACAGCAGCCAAGTGGCCCCACTGGGAACAGCTATCCTGGATTTCCCAGACCACTACGACTTCCTCACCCctccctcgtcctcctcctcctccccctcggACTCTCTGcatggggtcttctccccagagcCGCCAGAGGGGCCCCCATCGCCTGGTCCCCACCCCATCTTTGACCCTGTCGATTGGCTGGAGGCCTTGACGGCTGGCCCAGCCACGGGGCTGGGTCCCGGCGCCCCTGGCGGCAGCAGCATCTTCTCCACTGACTTCTTTGACTCACCCGACGTGAGCGTCAACCACATGATTGACTTAATGGTGGAGCAGTGGTAA